Proteins from a single region of candidate division WOR-3 bacterium:
- the pstA gene encoding phosphate ABC transporter permease PstA has translation MKSKPIELRKTENFLFKMAVITLSSATVIPLVLILFFVAKKGIAAIDMNFLFSLPKPVGQEGGGISNAIVGTIILIALTCVMSIPLGILCGVFLAECRKSKLSFWVRTWVEVLQGVPSIVMGIVAYIWIIRPLKGLFSAFAGSVALSIMMLPLVIKATEETVKMVPDSIKEAALSLGVPYYKTVLRVVLPVSASGILTGVLLGVGRIAGETAPLLFTAFGNQFMNYNIFKPVNALPLLIYRYATSPYKDWQQIAWGASLFLIAFILLINFIASGIARKWKVKF, from the coding sequence ATGAAAAGCAAACCGATTGAGTTAAGAAAGACCGAAAATTTTCTTTTTAAAATGGCGGTCATAACTCTTTCGTCGGCTACAGTCATTCCGCTCGTGCTGATTTTGTTCTTCGTCGCAAAAAAGGGGATAGCCGCAATAGACATGAATTTTCTTTTCTCTCTTCCCAAACCCGTTGGGCAGGAAGGCGGAGGCATTTCAAACGCGATCGTCGGAACGATAATATTAATCGCATTAACGTGCGTTATGTCGATCCCTCTCGGAATTCTGTGTGGAGTTTTTCTCGCAGAATGCAGGAAGTCTAAATTATCTTTCTGGGTGAGAACATGGGTGGAGGTGCTTCAGGGCGTACCTTCTATAGTTATGGGAATAGTAGCGTATATATGGATAATCAGACCCCTGAAAGGACTTTTTTCGGCTTTTGCCGGTTCTGTCGCCCTTTCCATTATGATGCTTCCCCTTGTAATAAAAGCCACGGAAGAGACGGTCAAAATGGTTCCTGATTCGATAAAAGAAGCCGCGTTGTCTCTTGGAGTGCCGTATTACAAAACCGTTTTACGCGTCGTTCTGCCTGTCAGCGCCAGCGGCATACTGACGGGAGTTCTCCTGGGGGTGGGAAGAATCGCCGGAGAGACGGCGCCTCTTCTCTTTACTGCTTTCGGCAATCAGTTCATGAACTACAATATTTTCAAACCTGTGAACGCCCTTCCGCTTCTTATATACAGATACGCGACGAGTCCTTATAAGGATTGGCAGCAAATCGCCTGGGGAGCTTCGTTGTTTTTGATAGCGTTCATTTTATTAATCAATTTCATAGCGAGTGGAATAGCCAGAAAATGGAAAGTAAAATTTTAA
- the pstC gene encoding phosphate ABC transporter permease subunit PstC, with product MNDRVFKAILYVSGTVIILLIAGIFLTLFIRALPSIKALGFSFFTGTRWDPQSVWRGEKIELGALPFLFGTVSTAFLSLLISIPFAFSTALLLGEYFKSGFLPAFLKSTMELLSGIPSVIYGFWGFSVIVPIARSFEAKTGIPPYGVGIMTSSLVLSIMIIPYSASMIRESLHLVPTELKEAAYSLGATRFEVIKNVIFPCARSGVTAGLLLALGRALGETMAVTMVIGNLNALPKTLFSLAELHKTLFSPGNTMSSIIALEFNESSGIHLSALIQTGLLLILVTTVINFSGRLIIKKFDKSGSA from the coding sequence ATGAACGACAGGGTGTTCAAGGCGATCCTTTATGTTTCAGGGACTGTAATCATTTTACTGATAGCGGGTATTTTTTTAACGCTGTTCATTAGAGCGCTGCCTTCGATAAAAGCATTGGGATTTTCCTTTTTTACCGGTACTCGATGGGACCCTCAATCGGTGTGGAGAGGGGAAAAGATAGAACTTGGAGCCCTGCCTTTTTTGTTCGGAACCGTTTCCACCGCGTTTCTCTCTCTTTTGATCTCGATACCGTTCGCTTTTTCTACGGCACTTCTGCTCGGTGAATATTTTAAATCCGGCTTTCTCCCAGCTTTTCTTAAAAGCACAATGGAACTTTTATCCGGAATACCATCAGTGATATACGGTTTCTGGGGATTCAGCGTAATAGTACCCATTGCCAGATCATTTGAAGCAAAAACCGGAATACCGCCGTACGGCGTCGGGATTATGACTTCTTCTCTGGTTCTCTCAATAATGATAATACCATATTCCGCTTCAATGATCAGGGAGTCTTTACATCTAGTCCCGACCGAGCTTAAAGAAGCGGCTTATTCTCTCGGCGCGACGCGTTTTGAAGTTATAAAAAACGTCATATTTCCCTGCGCGAGATCGGGAGTGACGGCAGGTCTTCTTTTGGCACTTGGCAGGGCTCTCGGAGAGACGATGGCAGTGACGATGGTTATCGGAAACCTAAACGCACTTCCGAAAACGCTTTTTTCTCTTGCCGAACTTCACAAAACGTTGTTTTCACCTGGAAACACGATGTCGAGTATAATAGCTCTTGAATTCAACGAATCGAGCGGTATTCATCTTTCCGCCCTTATACAAACGGGTCTTCTTCTAATCTTGGTGACAACTGTAATAAACTTTTCAGGAAGATTGATAATAAAGAAATTCGACAAATCGGGATCTGCCTGA
- the pstS gene encoding phosphate ABC transporter substrate-binding protein PstS, whose product MKTRILFIAVSAVLVVLTGCSQKPVQQLQDSSQVELVSMDFLGAGATFPFPLYSKMFDEYSNIKGPKINYNAIGSGGGINQLIEKTVDFGGTDAPMKEDELQKAGADIIHVPVCLGAVVVSYNLPGNPALNLTSDVIAEIFLGTITKWNDPKISAINAGTALPEMEIIVVHRSDGSGTTYIFSDYLTKVSRNWAQEVGTGKSLDWPTGIGANGNPGVAGQISSTPGAVGYTELIYALSNSMSVASIQNKSGTFIVPSISSVSASAEIDLPANMIVSLTDTDAPEGYPISGFTWIILYKDQNYGGRDQKRAKELVNLIWWMTHEGQVYCEELHYAPIPEKAIEQIESLIKSVNFGGEALI is encoded by the coding sequence ATGAAAACTAGAATTTTATTTATCGCTGTGTCTGCGGTTTTAGTTGTTTTGACGGGATGCAGTCAAAAACCCGTACAACAGCTTCAGGATTCTTCGCAGGTAGAACTTGTCAGTATGGATTTTTTGGGAGCGGGAGCGACTTTTCCTTTCCCGCTGTATTCTAAAATGTTCGATGAATACAGTAACATCAAAGGACCTAAAATCAATTATAACGCAATCGGATCCGGAGGAGGAATAAATCAGCTCATAGAAAAGACAGTGGATTTCGGAGGAACTGACGCCCCCATGAAGGAAGACGAGCTTCAAAAAGCCGGCGCCGATATTATTCACGTCCCTGTTTGCCTGGGAGCGGTGGTTGTTTCCTACAATTTGCCCGGAAATCCTGCTTTAAACCTGACTTCTGATGTCATAGCAGAAATATTTCTCGGTACAATAACGAAATGGAACGATCCGAAAATATCAGCAATAAACGCGGGAACAGCCCTTCCCGAAATGGAAATAATCGTTGTTCACAGGTCGGACGGAAGCGGCACGACATATATTTTCAGCGATTATCTCACTAAAGTCAGCAGGAACTGGGCGCAGGAAGTCGGAACCGGAAAATCTCTCGATTGGCCGACAGGTATAGGAGCCAACGGAAATCCCGGCGTGGCTGGACAGATAAGCTCTACTCCCGGAGCGGTAGGCTACACCGAATTGATATACGCCCTCAGCAATTCAATGTCGGTCGCTTCAATACAGAATAAAAGCGGCACTTTCATCGTCCCTTCAATAAGCTCTGTTAGCGCATCGGCTGAAATTGACCTGCCTGCAAACATGATCGTTTCCCTTACCGACACGGACGCTCCGGAAGGTTACCCGATAAGCGGATTCACATGGATAATACTTTACAAGGATCAGAATTACGGGGGAAGAGATCAAAAAAGAGCGAAAGAACTTGTCAATCTTATATGGTGGATGACTCATGAAGGACAGGTTTATTGCGAAGAATTGCACTACGCACCGATACCGGAAAAAGCGATTGAGCAAATAGAAAGTTTAATAAAATCCGTCAACTTCGGCGGAGAAGCCCTCATCTGA